The proteins below come from a single Zonotrichia leucophrys gambelii isolate GWCS_2022_RI chromosome 3, RI_Zleu_2.0, whole genome shotgun sequence genomic window:
- the SMLR1 gene encoding small leucine-rich protein 1, which yields MSVGYVLSVFVRELPGPVLFAGIFMPVTLLLLLLIVYFRIKLREVEEEIAMAQDSRNAFMNHRGRWKKPRRPGQKANRYRNSRTFKGASCLRKQA from the exons atgagTGTGGGTTACGTACTGTCAGTGTTTGTGAGGGAGCTGCCTGGTCCTGTTCTCTTTGCTGGGATCTTTATGCCCGTGactttgctcctgctgctgctaatTGTCTACTTCAGGATCAAACTAAGAGAAG ttgAGGAGGAAATTGCCATGGCACAAGATTCTAGGAATGCCTTCATGAATCACCGTGGCCGGTGGAAGAAGCCCAGGAGACCCGGACAAAAAGCGAACAGATACAGGAACTCAAGGACATTTAAGGGAGCTTCATGTCTCAGGAAGCAAGCTTAA